The following are encoded together in the Chlorocebus sabaeus isolate Y175 chromosome 20, mChlSab1.0.hap1, whole genome shotgun sequence genome:
- the GJA9 gene encoding gap junction alpha-9 protein, protein MGDWNLLGDTLEEVHIHSTTIGKIWLTILFIFRMLVLGVAAEDVWNDEQSGFVCNTEQPGCRNVCYDQAFPISLIRYWVLQVIFVSSPSLVYMGHALYRLRVLEEERQRMKAQLRVELEGVEFEMPRDRRRLEQELCQLEKRKLNKAPLRGTLLCTYVIHIFTRSVVEVGFMIGQYLLYGFHLEPLFKCHGHPCPNIIDCFVSRPTEKTIFLLFMQSIATISLFLNILEIFHLGFKKIKRGIWGKYKLKKEHNEFHANKAKQNVAKYQSTSANSLKRLPSAPDYNLLVEKQTHTAVYPSLNSSSVFQPNPDNHSVNDEKCILNEQETVLSNEISTLSTSCTHFQHISSNNNKDTHKIFRKEVNGNQLREKRETEGKDRKRNYYSRGHHSIPSVAIDGENNRRQSPQPAFSLPANCDWKPRWLTATWGSSTEHENRGSPPKRNLKGQFRKGIVRTLPPSQGESQSLDIPNTADSLGGLSFELGLVRTYNNPVCPPNHVVSLTNNLIGRRVPTDLQI, encoded by the coding sequence ATGGGGGACTGGAATCTCCTTGGAGATACTCTGGAGGAAGTTCACATCCACTCCACCACGATTGGAAAGATCTGGCTCACCATCCTATTCATATTTCGAATGCTTGTTCTGGGTGTAGCAGCTGAAGATGTCTGGAATGATGAGCAGTCCGGCTTCGTCTGCAATACAGAACAACCAGGCTGCAGAAATGTATGCTATGACCAGGCCTTTCCTATCTCCCTCATTAGATACTGGGTTCTGCAGGTGATATTTGTATCTTCACCATCCCTGGTCTACATGGGCCATGCATTGTACCGACTGAGAGTTCTAGAGGAAGAGAGGCAAAGGATGAAAGCTCAGTTAAGAGTAGAACTGGAGGGGGTAGAGTTTGAAATGCCTAGGGATCGGAGGAGATTGGAGCAAGAGCTTTGTCagctggagaaaaggaaactaaatAAAGCTCCACTCAGAGGAACCTTGCTTTGCACTTATGTGATACACATTTTCACTCGCTCTGTGGTTGAAGTTGGATTCATGATTGGACAGTACCTTTTATATGGATTTCACTTAGAGCCTCTATTTAAGTGCCATGGCCACCCGTGTCCAAATATAATCGACTGTTTTGTCTCAAGACCAACAGAAAAGACAATATTCCTATTATTTATGCAATCTATAGCCACTATTTCACTTTTCTTAAACATTCTAGAAATTTTCCACCTaggttttaaaaagattaaaagaggGATTTGGGGAAAATACAAGTTGAAGAAGGAACATAATGAATTCCATGCaaacaaggcaaaacaaaacGTAGCCAAATATCAGAGCACATCTGCAAATTCACTGAAGCGACTCCCTTCTGCCCCTGATTATAATCTGTTAGtggaaaagcaaacacacacTGCGGTGTACCCTAGTTTAAATTCATCTTCTGTATTCCAGCCAAATCCTGACAATCACAGTGTAAATGATGAGAAATGCATTTTGAATGAACAGGAAACTGTACTTTCTAACGAGATTTCCACACTTAGTACTAGCTGTACTCATTTTCAACACATCAGTTCAAATAATAACAAAGACACTCATAAAATATTTCGAAAAGAAGTTAATGGTAACCAgttaagggaaaaaagagaaactgaaggCAAAGACCGCAAAAGGAACTACTACTCTAGAGGTCACCATTCTATTCCCAGTGTTGCTATAGATGGAGAGAACAACAGGAGGCAGTCACCCCAACCAGCTTTCTCCTTGCCAGCTAACTGCGATTGGAAACCGCGGTGGCTTACAGCTACATGGGGTTCCTCTACAGAACATGAAAACCGGGGGTCACCTCCTAAACGTAACCTCAAGGGCCAGTTCAGAAAGGGCATAGTCAGAACCCTTCCTCCTTCACAAGGAGAGTCTCAATCACTTGACATTCCAAACACAGCTGATTCTTTGGGAGGGCTGTCCTTTGAGCTAGGGTTGGTCAGAACCTATAATAATCCTGTTTGTCCTCCAAATCACGTAGTGTCCCTAACGAACAATCTCATTGGTAGGCGGGTTCCCACAGATCTTCAGATCTAA
- the MYCBP gene encoding C-Myc-binding protein, translating into MSSSAPNPPVAVSGASYAAAAVTMAHYKAADSKREQFRRYLEKSGVLDTLTKVLVALYEEPEKPNSALDFLKHHLGAATPENPEIELLRLELAEMKEKYEAIVEENKKLKAKLAQYEPPQEEKRAE; encoded by the exons ATGAGCAGTTCTGCTCCCAACCCGCCAGTCGCGGTCTCCGGCGCCAGCTACGCCGCTGCCGCTGTCACTATGGCCCATTACAAA GCCGCCGACTCGAAGCGTGAGCAGTTCCGGAGGTACTTGGAGAAGTCGGGGGTGCTGGACACGCTGACCAAGG TGTTGGTAGCCTTATATGAAGAACCAGAGAAACCTAACAGTGCTTTGGA TTTTTTAAAGCATCACTTAGGAGCTGCTACcccagagaatccagaaatagagcTGCTTCGCCTAGAACTggctgaaatgaaagagaaatatgaagctattgtagaagaaaataaaaaactgaaagcaaag CTTGCTCAGTATGAACCACCTCAGGAGGAGAAGCGTGCTGAATAG